In Tursiops truncatus isolate mTurTru1 chromosome X, mTurTru1.mat.Y, whole genome shotgun sequence, the following proteins share a genomic window:
- the LOC101320088 gene encoding LOW QUALITY PROTEIN: nondiscriminating glutamyl-tRNA synthetase EARS2, mitochondrial-like (The sequence of the model RefSeq protein was modified relative to this genomic sequence to represent the inferred CDS: inserted 2 bases in 2 codons; deleted 2 bases in 1 codon), whose amino-acid sequence MPREAHVCNSILKRLLHPRRPPVALGHPLGRGEASLGTDSRAAVRVRSAPSPTSFLHQGGLHTALYNYVFAKKHLRLEDMDQTCLVLGEAENIEDMLEWAGVPPDKSPRRGGPAGPYLESQRLALYTHATEALLKREALRNHQTRQYGNRCRSLSQAQVAQKLAKDPKHASHFRPEXETPAFQDLVYGWNXAKVASMEGDPVILKSDGFPTYHMACVVIDHHTGISHLLRGSEWLVSTSKHLLLYQALGWQPPRFAHLPLLLNRGGSTLSKRQGDIRCRRLPADALLDIITNCGSGFAENQMGRILPELITQFNLTRITCHSALLDPEKLPEFNRLHLRQLVSDETQRRQLVGKLQALAEEAFGSQLQDSRVLDAAYMERIILLGQGHICRLQDSVSPAHSYPWTRPAVGRAQLGVISERVDVIAKHVPGPLEGSGGNLTQDMLNGELEKLPESLEGTKHSNAMKLQRKCGNEYRRCFPGGEKVCRTAEVAVGTVVAGPALRQGEQGAWTPSEARGRNQEWAQSLWVHRCIYGATPGMS is encoded by the exons AGTGGCCTTGGGCCACCCCCTGGGACGGGGT GAGGCCAGCCTGGGCACTGATTCCAGGGCTGCTGTGCGAGTGCGGTCCGCCCCCAGCCCCACAAGCTTCTTGCACCAGGGCGGCCTCCACACTGCCTTGTACAACTACGTCTTTGCCAAGAAGCACCTGAGGCTGGAGGACATGGATCAGACCTGCCTTGTGCTTGGGGAAGCAGAGAATATTGAGGACATGCTGGAGTGGGCAGGCGTCCCCCCTGACAAGAGCCCCCGCCGGGGAGGTCCTGCAGGGCCCTACCTGGAATCTCAGCGACTTGCGCTCTACACGCATGCTACCGAAGCTCTGCTGAAGAGGGAGGCCCTGAGGAACCATCAGACTCGCCAGTATGGCAATCGGTGCCGGAGCCTGAGCCAGGCGCAGGTGGCCCAGAAGCTGGCCAAAGACCCCAAGCATGCCAGCCACTTCCGCCCAG GGGAGACACCAGCCTTCCAGGACTTGGTGTATGGCTGGA CCGCAAAGGTGGCCAGCATGGAGGGGGACCCGGTCATCCTGAAGAGTGATGGCTTCCCCACGTACCACATGGCCTGCGTGGTGATCGACCACCACACGGGCATCAGCCACTTGCTGCGGGGCTCCGAGTGGCTGGTCTCCACCTCTAAGCACCTGCTCCTCtaccaggccctgggctggcagCCCCCGCGCTTTGCCCACCTGCCCCTGCTTCTCAACAGGGGTGGCAGCACGCTGTCCAAGAGACAAGGGGACATTCGCTGCCGGCGGCTTCCTGCCGATGCCCTGCTTGACATCATCACCAACTGCGGCTCAGGGTTTGCAGAGAACCAGATGGGGAGGATCTTGCCAGAGCTGATCACACAGTTTAACCTGACCCGGATCACCTGCCACTCAGCCCTGCTGGACCCAGAAAAGCTCCCAGAATTCAACAGGCTGCACCTCCGCCAGCTGGTGAGCGATGAGACCCAGAGACGCCAGCTGGTGGGGAAGCTGCAGGCCCTCGCGGAAGAGGCTTTTGGGAGCCAGCTGCAAGACAGTCGTGTGCTGGACGCAGCCTACATGGAGAGGATCATCCTGCTGGGACAGGGGCACATTTGCCGCCTGCAGGATTCGGTCTCCCCAGCGCACTCCTACCCGTGGACTCGCCCTGCTGTGGGTCGAGCGCAGCTGGGTGTCATCTCAGAGAGGGTGGACGTCATTGCCAAGCATGTGCCGGGGCCTTTAGAAGGATCCGGTGGGAACTTAACTCAGGACATGCTGAACGGAGAACTGGAGAAGCTGCCAGAAAGTCTGGAAGGCACCAAACACAGTAACGCCATGAAGCTCCAAAGGAAGTGCGGGAACGAATACAGAAGGTGCTTTCCAGGTGGAGAGAAGGTGTGCAGGACAGCGGAGGTGGCTGTGGGAACCGTAGTTGCGGGACCTGCCCTCAGACAGGGGGAACAGGGGGCCTGGACCCCGTCGGAAGCTCGTGGAAGGAACCAAGAGTGGGCGCAGAGCCTCTGGGTGCACAGGTGCATTTATGGTGCCACGCCAGGCATGTCCTAA